In Persephonella hydrogeniphila, a genomic segment contains:
- the rplL gene encoding 50S ribosomal protein L7/L12, translating into MATISKEEIKEAIKNMTVLELAELVKELEEEFGVSAAAMVAAAPAAGGAAAGAAAEEKTEFDVILQSPGDKKINVIKVVREITGLGLKEAKELVDSAPKPIKEGVSKEEAEQIKAKLEEAGATVEIK; encoded by the coding sequence ATGGCAACAATTTCAAAGGAAGAAATTAAAGAAGCTATCAAAAACATGACTGTTTTAGAACTGGCTGAGCTCGTAAAAGAGCTTGAAGAAGAATTTGGAGTGTCTGCTGCTGCTATGGTGGCTGCTGCTCCTGCTGCAGGTGGTGCTGCTGCTGGTGCTGCTGCAGAGGAAAAAACAGAGTTTGATGTTATTCTCCAAAGTCCTGGAGATAAAAAGATCAACGTTATTAAAGTTGTTAGAGAGATCACAGGACTTGGTCTTAAGGAAGCTAAAGAGCTTGTTGACTCTGCACCAAAACCAATCAAAGAAGGAGTTTCTAAAGAAGAAGCAGAACAGATTAAAGCAAAACTTGAAGAAGCAGGTGCTACTGTCGAAATCAAGTAA
- the secE gene encoding preprotein translocase subunit SecE, which produces MKPNEIPKFLKEVQEELKKVTWPSKELVRNATVAVIVFTLLVSLYLWGLDLIFDRIFNYLYK; this is translated from the coding sequence ATGAAGCCAAATGAGATACCTAAATTTTTAAAAGAAGTACAGGAAGAGTTAAAAAAGGTTACCTGGCCTTCTAAGGAACTGGTCAGGAATGCGACTGTAGCTGTTATTGTGTTTACTTTGCTGGTATCCCTATATTTATGGGGGCTTGATTTGATATTTGACAGAATTTTTAATTACCTTTACAAATAG
- the rplJ gene encoding 50S ribosomal protein L10, with product MTTEVRKSIQKKQQIVNEVKEKIDRAKLMVIFDFTGIDANAMADFRKEIRKKDAEIKVIKNTVLYRACNGTELYDKIDIFRGPSAVIFAYEDIVTAAKALKEFLKENESAKVKAGLVEGAYATPEKIEELASLPSREELLAQLFATMMAPVTNFVRVLNAVPQKAVMVLNAIKEEKEKQG from the coding sequence ATGACAACAGAAGTCAGAAAATCAATACAGAAAAAACAGCAGATAGTAAATGAAGTAAAAGAAAAAATAGATAGAGCAAAATTAATGGTCATTTTTGATTTTACAGGGATAGATGCCAATGCAATGGCAGATTTCAGGAAAGAGATAAGGAAAAAAGATGCAGAGATAAAAGTTATAAAGAACACAGTCCTTTACAGAGCTTGCAACGGAACAGAGCTTTATGATAAAATTGATATTTTCAGAGGGCCTTCTGCTGTAATATTTGCTTATGAGGATATAGTTACAGCAGCAAAAGCCTTAAAAGAGTTTTTAAAAGAAAATGAATCTGCAAAGGTTAAAGCTGGGCTTGTTGAAGGAGCATATGCTACACCTGAGAAGATTGAAGAACTTGCATCGCTGCCAAGCAGAGAGGAACTTCTTGCTCAGCTGTTTGCAACCATGATGGCACCTGTAACAAACTTTGTACGTGTGCTTAATGCAGTACCACAGAAAGCTGTAATGGTACTGAATGCTATTAAAGAAGAGAAAGAAAAACAAGGTTAA
- the rplK gene encoding 50S ribosomal protein L11 has protein sequence MAKKVVGTIELMIPAQQASPSPPVGPALGQHGVNIMEFVKSFNAATAEMKPGTIVPVVITVYSDRSFTFILKTPPASYLLKEAAGIKKGASDPKREKVGKVTKDQIKEIAQIKMKDLNTEDIEAAMRIIAGTARSMGIEVEGLEA, from the coding sequence ATGGCTAAGAAAGTTGTAGGAACGATTGAGCTGATGATACCGGCTCAACAGGCGTCTCCATCACCACCAGTTGGTCCAGCTCTTGGTCAGCATGGTGTGAATATAATGGAGTTTGTAAAAAGTTTTAACGCAGCAACTGCAGAGATGAAACCAGGAACGATAGTTCCTGTAGTGATTACTGTTTACTCTGACAGATCTTTCACATTTATACTCAAAACACCACCTGCTTCTTATCTTCTGAAAGAAGCTGCAGGAATTAAGAAAGGAGCCTCAGATCCCAAAAGGGAAAAGGTAGGAAAGGTTACAAAAGATCAGATTAAAGAGATAGCTCAGATAAAAATGAAAGATCTGAACACAGAAGATATAGAAGCTGCTATGAGGATTATTGCAGGAACTGCCCGTTCTATGGGGATTGAAGTAGAAGGATTGGAGGCGTAG
- the rpmG gene encoding 50S ribosomal protein L33, whose translation MPREIITLACTECKRKNYTTTKNKRKHTERLELRKYCKFCRKHTVHREIK comes from the coding sequence ATGCCTAGAGAAATAATTACTTTAGCCTGTACAGAGTGTAAGAGAAAGAACTACACTACAACTAAGAATAAAAGGAAGCATACAGAGAGATTAGAACTGAGAAAGTACTGTAAATTCTGTAGAAAACATACAGTACACAGAGAAATAAAATAA
- the nusG gene encoding transcription termination/antitermination protein NusG has product MSEEKKKELENKEQEEKKEELKEEKKKWYALYTQSNLEIRAKENLLRMLELNNMKHLVEKVLVPAEEKVVIKALGKEKYRLSLKGANREIEVMGKKGITKFIIEDGKVRVAESVEGDEQCVNHSPIYKPGQKIQCKENKTEARIILENKIFPGYLLIKAELNDDLIDLIKKTPYIIGFVSAGGVPVPLDEKDIQKVLGQIEKGAPKVKKLLFQRGDQVRVIEGPFMNFTGTVEEVIPDKEKLIVSISIFGRSTPVELEFSQVEKI; this is encoded by the coding sequence ATGTCTGAGGAAAAAAAGAAAGAACTTGAAAATAAAGAGCAAGAAGAGAAAAAAGAAGAGCTGAAAGAGGAAAAAAAGAAATGGTATGCCCTTTATACACAATCAAATCTTGAGATTAGAGCAAAAGAAAATCTTCTCAGGATGCTTGAACTTAACAACATGAAGCATCTTGTTGAAAAGGTTCTTGTACCTGCAGAAGAAAAGGTTGTTATAAAAGCTCTTGGTAAAGAAAAATACAGACTGTCCCTTAAGGGTGCAAACAGAGAAATAGAAGTGATGGGAAAAAAGGGAATTACTAAGTTTATTATAGAGGATGGAAAAGTAAGGGTTGCTGAAAGCGTAGAGGGTGACGAACAGTGTGTAAATCACAGTCCTATTTATAAACCAGGACAAAAGATACAGTGTAAAGAAAACAAAACAGAAGCAAGAATAATTCTTGAAAATAAAATATTTCCAGGATATCTGCTTATTAAAGCTGAATTAAATGATGATCTAATAGATCTTATAAAGAAAACACCCTATATAATAGGATTTGTTAGCGCAGGGGGTGTTCCGGTTCCTTTAGATGAAAAAGATATACAGAAAGTGTTAGGTCAGATAGAAAAAGGAGCTCCTAAAGTTAAGAAACTTCTCTTCCAAAGAGGAGATCAGGTTAGAGTTATAGAAGGACCATTTATGAACTTTACAGGTACAGTTGAAGAAGTAATTCCGGATAAGGAAAAACTTATTGTATCAATATCAATATTTGGAAGATCAACACCGGTTGAACTTGAGTTCTCCCAGGTGGAAAAGATCTAA
- a CDS encoding DNA-directed RNA polymerase subunit beta yields the protein MRNIEKLPFNPLRKNLSRRKEVLQPPDLLHVQKKSFEDFVQFHKNPYEREDKGLHGIFKNSFPFEDPNGQITINYIAYEIGDWECGKCRKSVKDDNEHVGGPGVPCPYCGGVLIYKEKNTVEECKYKGLTYSAPLRVLLELVINQVDPETGEVVPKTIKKQKVYFGDIPLLTEHAYFIINGSERVIVSQLIRSSGIFFEAKEDKTKDILTRIIYKGSVIPEKGSRLEFEYATNVEIFHAKIDRRKLLGTTILRAFGLDTAYKILKKFYGNVKRFEVKEGEILDEKGLSVSAEELVEQLKNDEIFLTYTAEEKDERGNLVTIRKEIAVEPEHLDKYLNDDRINIEEIVAISPLVFRKSPYGNILIETLKKDQPQINANFTFQDAARVDIYRKMRPTDTAVMDPKAFLRRANELFDNIFFDSQRYDLSKVGRVKLNAKVHQIPEVIKPLDLDTLIEDYPPLALAEDLKIGKETIPAGTKIDQSIIEKLKSKKFKEIKVKPYLDEEARFVLLPDVVAIVKYLLELRLGKKELDDIAHLGNRRVRPAGELLENQTRLGLVRMNKAFRDRVATVDIEDPNLKVADMINPRYVTGSILEFLKGGQLSQFMDQANPLAELTHKRRLSALGPGGLTRDSAKFEIRDVHPTHYGRVCPIETPEGQNIGLISSMTVYATINEFGFLVTPYRKVKNGVVTDEIEYLAAYDEEKYVIAQANAPIDEKGRFINERVLARAKGDIRLVSPDEVDYMDVSPKQVVSVSASLIPFLEHDDANRALMGSNMQRQAVPLLKTEYPLVGTGMEKIIAEHSGAAIVAKRGGVVESVSGDRIVIKVNPEEINTDDPLDIGLDIYELMKFKGSNQATCMNQRPLVRKGDTVVAGSVIADGTSTYKGELSLGKNVLVAFMPWRGYNFEDAIVISERLVKDDVFTSIHIEEFTCEARETKLGPEEITRNIVGVNEKALANLDEHGIVRVGAYVKPGDILVGKVTPKGETQPTPEEKLLLAIFGEKAADVKDSSLRVPAGVEGIVIDVQVFARKKPGKKENRYIQQLIDEEIEKLDKELEEKKKFITARRDELVKELIIGQKVPRDIKVAGKVILKKGEEITEETAPKVLRFIVVNPSGFLSNKDVIEKVESIVNKAKLQIELWENIYEKQKQQAQKGADLKPGVNELVKVYIAQKRKIQVGDKMAGRHGNKGVISVVLPEEDMPFMEDGTPVDIVLNPLGVPSRMNVGQILETHLGLAAKKLGEKLGEELKKISGKEAIIEKILEYYKIANTTGDKIVDKYREEDLKELERYLHTLDEETLKAVIKDLSQIGIPVRTPVFEGATERDIKEMLKKAGFKEDGKMKLIDGRTGEPFDLEVTAGYMYMLKLIHMVDDKIHARSTGPYSLITQQPLGGRAQFGGQRFGEMEVWALEAHGAAYSLQEMLTVKSDDIEGRKRVYESIVKGKYYYDIGVPESFKVLVRELKALALDVECRLEDGQQQACDTVDIVSKSKKKEL from the coding sequence ATGAGGAATATAGAAAAATTGCCTTTCAATCCATTAAGAAAAAATTTATCAAGAAGAAAAGAAGTATTACAGCCTCCGGATTTACTCCACGTCCAAAAAAAATCATTTGAAGATTTTGTACAGTTTCATAAAAATCCTTATGAAAGAGAAGATAAAGGATTACACGGTATATTTAAAAATTCCTTTCCATTTGAAGATCCTAACGGGCAAATAACAATTAATTATATCGCATATGAAATAGGGGACTGGGAATGTGGAAAGTGTAGGAAATCTGTTAAGGATGATAACGAACATGTAGGAGGACCAGGAGTTCCATGTCCTTACTGTGGAGGCGTTCTTATATATAAAGAAAAAAATACAGTAGAGGAGTGTAAATATAAGGGATTAACCTACAGTGCTCCTCTAAGAGTTCTTTTGGAGCTTGTTATAAATCAAGTAGATCCAGAAACAGGAGAGGTAGTTCCAAAAACAATAAAAAAACAGAAAGTGTACTTTGGAGATATACCCCTTCTGACAGAACACGCGTATTTTATTATAAATGGTTCTGAAAGGGTAATAGTCTCCCAGCTTATAAGATCTTCTGGTATTTTCTTTGAAGCTAAAGAAGATAAAACTAAAGATATTCTCACAAGAATTATATATAAAGGATCTGTTATTCCTGAAAAAGGTTCCAGGTTAGAGTTTGAATATGCAACAAATGTTGAGATATTCCATGCAAAGATAGACAGAAGAAAGCTTCTTGGAACAACTATACTGAGAGCTTTTGGTCTGGATACTGCTTACAAAATACTGAAAAAGTTTTACGGTAATGTCAAAAGGTTTGAGGTAAAGGAAGGGGAAATACTTGATGAAAAAGGGCTTTCTGTATCGGCAGAAGAGCTTGTCGAACAATTGAAAAATGACGAGATCTTCCTTACATACACAGCCGAGGAGAAAGACGAAAGAGGAAACCTTGTTACTATTAGGAAAGAAATAGCTGTTGAGCCTGAACATCTTGATAAATACCTGAATGATGACAGAATAAATATAGAGGAAATAGTAGCCATTTCACCTCTTGTTTTCAGGAAGTCTCCTTATGGAAATATTCTTATAGAAACACTTAAGAAAGATCAGCCCCAGATAAATGCCAACTTCACGTTCCAGGATGCTGCAAGAGTCGATATATACAGGAAGATGAGACCAACAGATACAGCAGTAATGGATCCTAAAGCATTCTTAAGGAGAGCCAATGAACTCTTTGATAATATATTCTTTGATTCTCAAAGGTACGATCTTTCTAAAGTAGGAAGAGTTAAACTCAATGCAAAAGTTCACCAGATTCCTGAAGTTATAAAACCTCTTGATCTTGATACGTTAATAGAAGATTATCCTCCACTGGCTCTTGCAGAGGATCTGAAAATAGGAAAAGAAACAATACCTGCCGGAACAAAAATAGATCAATCTATTATTGAAAAACTAAAATCTAAGAAGTTTAAAGAGATAAAAGTTAAACCTTATCTTGATGAAGAAGCAAGATTTGTATTATTGCCTGATGTTGTTGCCATTGTTAAGTATCTCCTTGAATTGAGACTTGGTAAAAAAGAGCTTGATGATATCGCACATCTTGGAAATAGAAGAGTAAGACCTGCAGGAGAGCTTCTTGAAAATCAAACAAGACTTGGTCTTGTGAGAATGAACAAAGCATTTCGGGATAGAGTTGCCACTGTAGACATAGAAGATCCAAATCTGAAAGTCGCAGATATGATCAACCCAAGATATGTTACCGGTTCCATACTTGAGTTCCTGAAAGGAGGACAGCTTTCACAATTTATGGATCAGGCAAATCCTCTTGCCGAGCTTACGCATAAAAGAAGATTATCTGCCCTTGGTCCAGGAGGTCTTACAAGGGACAGTGCAAAATTCGAGATAAGGGACGTTCATCCAACCCATTACGGAAGAGTATGTCCGATAGAAACTCCAGAAGGGCAGAATATAGGTCTTATTTCTTCAATGACAGTATATGCAACAATAAATGAGTTTGGATTTCTTGTTACTCCTTACAGAAAAGTGAAAAATGGTGTTGTTACAGATGAGATAGAGTATCTTGCTGCCTACGATGAAGAAAAATACGTAATAGCTCAGGCAAACGCCCCTATTGATGAAAAAGGAAGATTTATTAATGAGAGAGTTCTTGCAAGGGCAAAAGGAGATATAAGACTTGTGTCTCCAGATGAAGTAGATTATATGGATGTATCTCCAAAGCAGGTTGTTTCTGTTTCTGCATCATTGATTCCATTTTTAGAGCATGATGATGCTAACAGGGCTTTGATGGGTTCTAATATGCAGCGTCAGGCTGTTCCTCTCCTTAAGACAGAGTATCCACTTGTTGGTACAGGAATGGAGAAGATAATAGCTGAACATTCAGGAGCTGCCATAGTTGCGAAAAGAGGAGGAGTGGTAGAATCTGTTTCTGGAGATAGAATCGTTATAAAGGTAAACCCTGAAGAGATAAACACAGATGACCCACTTGATATAGGGCTTGATATATATGAACTGATGAAATTTAAAGGTTCAAATCAAGCCACATGTATGAACCAGAGACCTCTTGTAAGGAAGGGAGATACTGTAGTTGCAGGTTCTGTTATAGCTGATGGAACATCAACTTACAAAGGAGAACTCTCCCTTGGTAAAAACGTCCTTGTGGCATTTATGCCATGGAGGGGATATAACTTTGAGGACGCTATCGTCATATCAGAAAGACTTGTTAAAGACGATGTATTTACATCTATTCATATAGAAGAATTCACCTGCGAAGCAAGGGAAACAAAGCTCGGGCCTGAAGAAATAACAAGAAACATTGTAGGTGTAAATGAAAAAGCCCTTGCAAATCTCGATGAACATGGAATTGTACGTGTTGGAGCTTATGTGAAGCCTGGAGATATACTTGTTGGTAAGGTTACACCAAAAGGAGAAACCCAACCAACACCTGAAGAAAAGCTGCTTCTTGCTATATTTGGAGAAAAAGCAGCAGACGTAAAAGATTCCTCCCTGAGAGTACCAGCAGGGGTAGAAGGAATAGTTATTGACGTTCAGGTTTTTGCAAGGAAAAAACCAGGGAAGAAGGAAAATAGATATATACAACAGCTTATAGATGAAGAGATAGAAAAATTAGATAAAGAGTTAGAAGAGAAGAAGAAATTTATTACAGCAAGAAGAGATGAGCTGGTAAAGGAACTCATTATTGGTCAGAAAGTCCCAAGAGATATAAAAGTTGCAGGGAAGGTAATCCTGAAAAAAGGAGAAGAAATAACAGAAGAAACAGCTCCTAAAGTTCTTAGATTTATAGTAGTAAACCCATCAGGTTTCCTTTCTAATAAGGATGTTATAGAAAAAGTAGAAAGTATCGTAAATAAGGCTAAACTCCAGATTGAGCTGTGGGAAAACATATACGAAAAACAGAAACAGCAGGCACAAAAAGGAGCCGATCTGAAACCGGGAGTTAATGAACTTGTTAAGGTTTACATAGCTCAAAAACGTAAAATACAGGTCGGTGATAAGATGGCAGGAAGACACGGAAATAAAGGTGTTATATCGGTAGTCCTGCCAGAAGAAGATATGCCATTTATGGAAGATGGTACTCCTGTTGATATTGTTCTTAACCCCCTTGGTGTTCCATCCCGTATGAATGTGGGACAGATACTTGAAACGCATCTTGGACTTGCTGCCAAGAAGTTAGGTGAGAAGTTAGGAGAAGAACTTAAAAAGATCTCTGGAAAAGAGGCCATTATTGAAAAGATACTTGAGTATTACAAGATAGCAAACACAACAGGAGACAAAATAGTAGATAAATACAGAGAGGAAGATCTTAAAGAGTTGGAAAGATACCTGCATACCCTTGATGAAGAAACATTAAAAGCGGTTATAAAGGATCTTTCACAGATTGGAATCCCCGTAAGAACTCCTGTTTTCGAAGGTGCGACAGAAAGAGATATAAAAGAAATGCTGAAAAAGGCAGGATTCAAAGAAGATGGAAAAATGAAGTTGATTGACGGTAGAACTGGAGAACCTTTTGATTTAGAAGTGACAGCAGGTTATATGTACATGCTTAAACTTATACACATGGTTGATGATAAAATACACGCAAGATCTACAGGTCCTTACTCTCTCATCACACAGCAGCCCCTTGGTGGTAGAGCCCAGTTCGGAGGTCAGAGATTTGGAGAGATGGAAGTGTGGGCACTGGAAGCTCATGGAGCTGCTTACTCACTTCAGGAAATGCTCACAGTTAAATCTGACGATATAGAAGGTAGAAAAAGAGTTTATGAGTCTATAGTAAAAGGTAAGTACTACTATGACATTGGAGTTCCTGAGTCATTCAAAGTTCTTGTAAGAGAGTTAAAAGCTCTTGCTCTGGATGTTGAATGTAGACTTGAAGATGGTCAGCAACAGGCATGTGATACTGTTGATATAGTTTCAAAAAGTAAGAAAAAAGAACTTTAA
- a CDS encoding YqiA/YcfP family alpha/beta fold hydrolase, translated as MKVIYIHGFNSAGYGEKIQKLKEHFGDENVLSINLPYNPEKAIKQLEFLIRNLKNEEPLLLVGTSLGGAYTLYLSYKFNISGVVINPSVKPSEDLKSEIGLQKNYKTDEEYYFKEEYLEFLKQIEIPLKELQKIKDKLYIYLDEEDELLDSRKTAEYFKGFYVKMFPGGNHRFQHMEELLEDLKSKREVRYG; from the coding sequence ATGAAGGTTATATATATACATGGTTTTAATTCCGCCGGTTATGGAGAAAAGATACAGAAACTGAAAGAGCATTTTGGAGATGAAAACGTCCTTAGTATAAACCTCCCCTATAACCCAGAAAAAGCAATAAAACAGCTTGAATTTCTGATAAGAAATCTGAAAAACGAAGAACCTCTTTTGCTTGTTGGAACTTCATTAGGTGGAGCATACACCCTCTATTTGTCGTACAAGTTTAACATTTCGGGAGTAGTAATAAATCCCTCAGTAAAACCTTCTGAAGATCTGAAATCAGAAATAGGACTCCAAAAAAACTATAAAACAGATGAAGAGTACTACTTCAAAGAAGAGTATCTTGAATTTTTAAAACAGATAGAGATTCCTTTAAAAGAACTACAAAAAATAAAAGATAAACTATATATTTATCTTGATGAAGAAGATGAACTTTTAGACAGTAGAAAAACGGCAGAATATTTCAAAGGATTTTATGTGAAAATGTTCCCCGGAGGAAATCATAGATTTCAGCACATGGAGGAATTATTAGAGGACTTAAAATCGAAAAGGGAGGTTCGGTATGGCTAA
- the tatA gene encoding twin-arginine translocase TatA/TatE family subunit, which yields MIGGIGIPELLLIFGILLLLFGARKLPEIGRGLGEGIRSFKSSLSGEENKEEEKVVKAKELEPEIKEEKKVETTEKEKTQA from the coding sequence ATGATCGGTGGAATAGGTATTCCTGAACTTTTACTTATATTTGGTATTCTTTTACTTTTATTTGGAGCAAGAAAACTACCTGAGATAGGAAGAGGATTAGGTGAGGGAATAAGAAGCTTCAAAAGTTCTTTAAGCGGAGAAGAAAATAAAGAAGAAGAAAAAGTAGTTAAAGCCAAAGAGCTCGAACCTGAAATCAAGGAAGAGAAAAAAGTAGAAACAACTGAAAAAGAAAAAACACAGGCATAA
- the tuf gene encoding elongation factor Tu: protein MAREKFERKKEHVNVGTIGHVDHGKTTLTAAITYVLSKKGLAQFIGYGDIDKAPEERDRGITINITHVEYETEKRHYAHVDCPGHADYIKNMITGAAQMDGAILVVSAADGPMPQTREHVLLARQVNVPYIVVFLNKCDMVDDEELLELVELEVRELLNKYEFPGDDVPVIRGSALGALNDEEKWVKSIEELLDAMDNYIPTPERATDKPFLMAIEDVFTISGRGTVVTGRVERGTLKVGDEVEIVGLSDEIRKTVVTGIEMFRKTLDEAVAGDNVGVLLRGIGKDEVERGQVLAAPGTITPHKKFKAQVYILSKEEGGRHTPFFLGYRPQFYIRTADITGTVVELPEGQEMVMPGDNVELTVELMEPVAIEEQMRFAIREGGRTVGAGVVTKIIE from the coding sequence ATGGCGAGAGAGAAATTTGAGAGGAAGAAGGAGCACGTAAACGTAGGGACAATAGGTCACGTAGACCACGGTAAGACAACATTAACGGCAGCGATTACATACGTATTATCAAAGAAAGGGCTTGCACAGTTTATAGGATACGGGGATATAGACAAGGCACCAGAGGAGAGAGACAGAGGAATCACAATTAACATCACACACGTAGAGTACGAGACAGAGAAGAGACACTATGCCCATGTAGACTGTCCAGGGCACGCAGACTACATCAAGAACATGATAACAGGTGCTGCCCAGATGGACGGAGCGATATTAGTGGTATCAGCGGCAGACGGTCCAATGCCACAGACAAGGGAGCACGTACTTTTAGCGAGACAGGTTAACGTGCCATACATAGTAGTATTTTTAAATAAATGCGATATGGTAGACGATGAGGAGCTTTTAGAGCTTGTAGAGCTTGAAGTAAGGGAGCTATTAAACAAGTACGAATTTCCAGGGGACGACGTACCAGTGATAAGAGGGTCAGCTCTTGGGGCATTAAACGACGAGGAGAAATGGGTTAAGTCCATAGAAGAGCTGTTAGATGCGATGGACAACTACATACCAACACCAGAGAGGGCGACAGACAAACCATTCCTGATGGCAATAGAGGACGTATTTACTATATCAGGAAGGGGTACAGTAGTAACAGGGAGAGTAGAGAGAGGAACACTGAAAGTAGGGGATGAAGTAGAGATAGTAGGGCTGTCAGACGAGATAAGGAAGACAGTAGTAACAGGTATAGAGATGTTCAGGAAGACATTAGACGAGGCAGTGGCAGGGGACAACGTAGGAGTACTGCTAAGGGGAATAGGAAAGGACGAAGTAGAGAGGGGACAGGTATTAGCGGCGCCAGGTACAATAACACCACACAAGAAATTCAAGGCACAGGTATATATACTTTCTAAGGAAGAAGGAGGAAGGCACACACCATTTTTCCTTGGATACAGGCCACAGTTTTACATCAGGACAGCAGATATAACAGGTACTGTAGTAGAGCTGCCAGAAGGGCAGGAGATGGTAATGCCAGGGGACAATGTAGAGTTAACAGTAGAGTTAATGGAGCCGGTAGCTATAGAGGAGCAGATGAGATTTGCTATCAGGGAAGGTGGTAGAACTGTCGGTGCCGGTGTTGTTACTAAAATAATTGAGTAA
- a CDS encoding peroxiredoxin family protein → MAKDKLRKVGEIAPEFHLYEADGKKISLSDLLGENKYILLYFTSTEEKSRCDRSECPLKENLEKLIDYGVIPVLIDADPVEEHKKFKHEHNIKFLMLSDPAMETIKGYGVYEKVNVHGLEKEKVVSTAFLINPDGKIVHVWEPKKIEDSIDDIINAIKKLKGI, encoded by the coding sequence ATGGCTAAGGACAAGTTGAGAAAAGTTGGTGAGATAGCACCCGAATTTCATCTGTATGAAGCAGATGGAAAAAAAATAAGTCTTTCTGACCTGCTTGGTGAAAATAAATACATTCTTCTGTACTTTACATCAACAGAAGAAAAAAGTAGATGTGATAGAAGTGAATGTCCATTAAAAGAAAATTTAGAAAAACTAATAGATTATGGAGTTATACCTGTACTGATAGATGCTGATCCTGTTGAAGAGCACAAAAAATTTAAACATGAACACAACATAAAGTTTTTAATGCTTAGCGATCCAGCAATGGAGACTATAAAAGGATATGGTGTGTATGAGAAGGTAAATGTACATGGACTGGAAAAGGAAAAGGTTGTTAGCACAGCTTTTTTAATAAATCCTGATGGAAAGATAGTTCACGTCTGGGAACCTAAAAAGATAGAAGACTCTATAGATGATATAATTAACGCAATCAAAAAACTGAAAGGAATTTAA
- the rplA gene encoding 50S ribosomal protein L1 gives MAKRGKKYLEALKLVDKNKLYSLEEAVDTLKKMEEVLQRKFDETVELVFRLGVDPKYADQMVRGSVVLPHGLGKELKVLVITQGEKVKEAEEAGADYVGGEDLINKILNENWLDFDVVIATPDMMPKVAKLGRILGPRGLMPNPKVGTVTQNVAKAVEEAKKGRVEFKVDKTGNLHVPIGKISFDKQKLVENALEVIETVQKLRPSGLKGQYIKNIVMKTTMSPSVKLDTASILRSLEAKAA, from the coding sequence ATGGCAAAAAGAGGAAAAAAATATCTTGAAGCTTTAAAACTTGTTGATAAGAATAAACTTTATTCACTTGAAGAAGCTGTGGATACATTGAAAAAGATGGAAGAAGTTCTCCAGAGGAAGTTTGATGAAACGGTAGAGCTTGTGTTTAGATTAGGAGTTGATCCTAAATACGCTGATCAGATGGTAAGAGGTTCTGTTGTTCTTCCCCATGGTCTTGGAAAAGAGCTTAAAGTTCTTGTCATCACACAGGGAGAAAAAGTTAAAGAAGCAGAAGAAGCTGGAGCAGATTATGTTGGAGGGGAAGATCTAATTAACAAAATACTTAATGAGAACTGGTTGGATTTTGACGTTGTTATAGCTACTCCAGATATGATGCCTAAAGTCGCCAAATTGGGTAGGATACTTGGTCCCAGAGGTCTTATGCCAAATCCAAAAGTTGGAACAGTTACACAGAACGTAGCGAAGGCTGTCGAAGAAGCGAAAAAAGGAAGGGTAGAGTTTAAAGTAGATAAAACAGGAAATCTCCATGTTCCTATAGGAAAAATATCCTTTGATAAGCAGAAACTGGTAGAGAACGCCCTTGAGGTGATAGAAACTGTTCAGAAGTTAAGACCTTCAGGTCTGAAAGGCCAGTACATTAAAAATATTGTTATGAAAACAACAATGAGTCCGTCTGTGAAATTAGATACAGCTTCAATACTAAGAAGTCTTGAAGCAAAAGCAGCATAA